A DNA window from Natronogracilivirga saccharolytica contains the following coding sequences:
- a CDS encoding HU family DNA-binding protein, with product MDQKKAENKISSIIASALKNHQEVQIKKLGTIKVQHRNQQQEQDKSGRVFLTPPADIITFLPEK from the coding sequence ATGGATCAAAAAAAAGCAGAAAATAAAATTTCATCCATCATAGCCTCTGCTTTGAAGAATCATCAGGAAGTTCAGATAAAAAAGCTGGGGACAATAAAGGTTCAGCACAGAAACCAGCAGCAGGAACAGGATAAAAGTGGCCGGGTCTTTCTGACTCCTCCGGCTGATATAATTACGTTTTTACCTGAAAAGTGA
- a CDS encoding lysylphosphatidylglycerol synthase transmembrane domain-containing protein, producing MWKSSLRFVVSILIALLFLWLALRDVSLSELRLTMNKLTYYWLVPYIVISLLSHYLRAERWKQLIEQQDARTSRMNLFSGVMLGYLVNYAVPRLGEISRCVYVGNREQLSRSNLLGTVVIERALDLLITVLLTVFVIIYLFSDYRDIVPIIGDSTINVLDVIFSPEGLAVLLIILIFGVLAVYLGYRLLSYVSNWIPSLAGFFRFAADKSKKFAQGMMSIRKVRNWPVFILLTGGIWFCYVLMTYIPFTAFDLHTTYGLGMQDALVITVVSALGIILPSPGGIGTYHWLVSRTMLILFAVPETIGVAYAIVTHLVMMIIILAVTPMLLAVNKVNWKEKFVRVQK from the coding sequence ATGTGGAAATCTTCATTACGGTTTGTGGTCAGTATTCTGATTGCTCTGCTGTTTTTGTGGCTGGCACTTCGTGATGTGTCTTTAAGTGAACTTCGGTTGACAATGAACAAGCTCACGTATTACTGGCTTGTTCCCTACATCGTTATATCGCTGCTGAGCCATTATCTTCGTGCCGAGCGATGGAAACAGCTCATTGAACAGCAAGATGCCAGGACAAGCAGAATGAACCTGTTCAGTGGTGTTATGCTTGGCTATCTGGTCAATTATGCCGTTCCCCGTCTTGGCGAAATTTCACGGTGTGTTTATGTCGGCAACCGGGAACAGCTGAGCCGCTCCAACCTTCTTGGCACTGTTGTGATCGAGCGGGCACTTGACCTGCTTATCACGGTGCTCCTGACTGTTTTTGTCATAATCTATCTGTTTTCAGATTATCGTGATATAGTACCCATTATCGGCGACAGCACCATAAATGTGCTTGATGTGATTTTCAGTCCGGAAGGCCTGGCGGTGCTTCTGATTATACTGATATTCGGTGTTCTGGCTGTCTACCTTGGCTATCGCCTGCTGTCCTATGTAAGCAACTGGATACCATCCCTTGCCGGTTTCTTCAGGTTTGCCGCTGACAAATCCAAAAAGTTCGCACAGGGGATGATGAGCATCAGAAAAGTACGGAACTGGCCTGTGTTCATTCTGCTGACTGGTGGCATTTGGTTCTGCTATGTGCTCATGACATACATTCCGTTCACAGCCTTTGACCTGCACACCACCTATGGTCTCGGAATGCAGGATGCGCTGGTGATCACCGTCGTCTCGGCACTTGGCATAATACTTCCGTCTCCGGGCGGTATCGGAACCTATCACTGGCTGGTAAGCCGCACCATGCTGATCCTGTTTGCCGTCCCGGAAACAATCGGAGTAGCTTATGCAATTGTAACCCACCTGGTGATGATGATCATAATTCTGGCAGTTACACCGATGCTGCTTGCCGTTAACAAAGTCAACTGGAAGGAAAAGTTTGTAAGGGTGCAGAAATAA